The following DNA comes from Amycolatopsis albispora.
ACATCGCCAAGGGCCCGATGATCGGCCTCTCGGTGGCCACCGCGGTGCTCCTGCTGCTCGTCGTGCTGATGGTCTGAGCCACCGCGAACTACAGCGAAGGCTTCGGCCACGCCGGATCCGGCTCGAACGCGGTCCACGTGCCGTCGAACGGATAGCTGCCCGCTTCGACCAGCCGGATCACGCGCTCGCCCTCGGCACGCAGGCGGTCCAACTGCTCGGTGGTGAGCCGCCCGGCCGTCACCGCGGCCTCCGCCTCGTCCTCGTCCTTCCACTCCCACGTCCGGTCCGGGGCCACCGCGATGTCGAGCACGCCGTCGATCCGGTCGACGCCGTCGCCGGTGCGGCCCAGCGGGATCTCCAGGTTCACGTACCAGCCGGTGAAGCGCAGGCTCTCGTCGAAGAACCACCACACCGCGGACCACTCGCCGTCCACCACGCGCCGCACGTTCGAAGTGCCGCTCCAGGTGGTGGGATAACGCTCGCGCGGCAGCCGGAACCGCTCGGCCAGCGGCGCTTCCCGCATCCGCCTGCCGTCGGCCAGCCGCGTACCGAGGATCGTCGTTCCGGCGGGCAGCCAGCCGACCAGCTCGACACCGTCGTCGGCGAGCACGCGCAGCGGGTGCACCTGACCGGCGCTGCCGTCCGGCCGGTGGAAGCGGTACCGCACGGTCGAGCCGGGCGCGAAACCCATCATGGCCACACCGTACCGAGCATGATCAGCAGGATGCCCGAGACGAGCACCACCACCGCACCCCGCGCGCTCGACGCGGACCGGCCGAGCACCACCGCGGCGAACAGCTCGACCAGCGTGAGCACGGCCGCGATGCGCAGCGCCTGGAACGGGTCGAGCACGGTCGCCAGCACCGCGGCGACCAGCCCGCCACCGAGCACCGGCCAGCGACCGGCCTCCTCCTGCGCCGACGCGAGCGCACCGAGACCGGCCGAAACGGTGGCCACGGCGGCGACCGCGGCGAGCATGGTGGCCAGCGCGGGCGCGTCGGCGGCGGCGAGCAGGTCACGCAGTGAGGTCGCCGAGAGCCCCAGCCGGAACGGGCCGAGCTGGTACAGCGCGGCGGCCGCGAGCGCCAGCAGCGCGGCCACCGGAATCGCGGGCCACCAGCGGGACTCCGAGCCGGACCGCCGGAGCAACGGCACCACCATCACCGCGGCGAGCAGCACGCCCGCCGGTCCTTCCGGAGCGGCGGGCTGTGCCTGGTCGACCGGCGAAATGGCCAGGCAGAGCGCGATCAACGCGAGCCCGGCGACCACCAGCAGCCCGGTGATCCAGCGCGCGGTGAACGGCGACGGCCGCAGCCCGAGCGCCTGTGCGAGCACCAGCACCGCGACCACCACCCCGGCGACCCACGACGGCGCGCCCGGCACCACGTACGCGGCGAAGGCCGAGCCGAACAACGGCAGCAGGCCGAGCCACCCGGCCGCGCGGGTACCGGCGGCCAGCCGCCCGCCCGCGTGCGGCAACCCGGAGGCGAGCCAGGCGAGCGCACCGGCGAGCGCGATCCCGCCGAGCAGCCACCAGCCCGCCGCCGCGGCCCCCGCCGCCAGCACGACCAGGGAACCGGCCCCGACGAGCACCTCGGCCACCTACCTCTCGCACCGACCCGAGTTGTCATTAGCATGGCTCACGATCAGTCCGGGCCACCCGCCCGGTACCGCCGACGCGAACGCATGAGGACAAAGATGACCCTGCCGAAGCTTGCCTTGTCCGAGAACACCGAGGCCGCGCTGGGCAAGACCCGCGCCGAGGTGATCGTCGTTGGCACCGTGCAGGGCGAGGACGGGCTCACCCTCGCCCCCGGCGCCGAAGCCGTCGACGCCGCCTTCGACGGCAAGCTGGCCGAGGTGCTGACCACCCTGGGTGCCGCGGGCAAGGCCGAGGAGACCGTCAAGCTGCCGACGCTCGGCCGCACCGGCGCCGACGTGGTGCTGGCCGTCGGCCTCGGCAAGGCCGGTGCCGACGGCATCACCCCCGAGCAGGTCCGCCGTGCTTCCGGCGCCGCCGCGCGGGCGCTGGCCGGCACCTCGCGCGCGTTCACCACACTGTCCGCTGTGGACCTCCAGGCCACCGTCGAGGGCACCGTGCTCGGCGCCTACAGCTTCACCGAGTACAAGTCCGAGCCCGGCGACGCCCCGGTGTCCACTGTGGACATCGCGAGCCCGGCCGACGGCAGCGCCCGCGAGCACCGCGCCACGCTGAAGGCGGCCACCGCGATCGCCGAAGCGGTGACCATCGCCCGCGACCTGATCAACACCCCGCCGAACGACCTGTTCCCGGCCTCGTTCGCCGACCGCGCCAAGAAGCTGGCCGACGCGAACAAGCTCGAGATCGAGGTGCTCGACGAGAAGGCGCTCAAGCGCAAGGGCTTCGGCGGCATCCTCGGCGTCGGCGGCGGCTCGTCGCGCCAGCCGCGCCTGCTGCGCGTGGCCTACACCCCGGCCAAGGCGAAGAAGAAGATCGCGCTGGTCGGCAAGGGCATCACCTTCGACTCGGGCGGCATCTCGATCAAGCCCGCGGCCAACATGGACCACATGACCTCGGACATGTCCGGGGCGGCGGGCGTGCTCGCGTCCGTGGTGCTGGCCGCGAAGCTGAAGTACCCGCTCGAGGTGGTCGCGCACATCCCGCTGGCGGAGAACCTGCCGTCGGGCACCTCCTACCGGCCCGGCGACGTGCTGACCATGTACGGCGGCAAAACCGTCGAGGTGCTCAACACCGACGCCGAAGGCCGCCTGGTGCTGGCCGACGCCATCGTGCGCGCGGGCGAGGAGAACCCGGACTACCTGATCGAGACCTCCACGCTGACCGGCGCGCAGGTGGTGGCGCTGGGCAACCGGACCGCCGGGATCATGGGCTCGGACGAGTTCCGCGACCGCGTCGCCGAGATCGCCAGGGCCACCGGCGAGGGCGGCTGGGCCATGCCGCTGCCCGAGGAACTGCGTGGTGACCTCGACTCGCGGCTGGCCGACCTGGCCAACGTCACCGGCCACCGCTGGGGCGGCATGCTGGCGGCCGGGATCTTCCTGCGTGAGTTCGTCACCGAGGACCTGCCCTGGGCGCACATCGACATCGCGGGCCCGTCGTTCAACACCGGCGGCCCGTGGGGTTACACGCCCAAGGGCGGCACCGGCGTCCCGGTGCGCACCATCGCCGCGGTGCTGGCGGACATCGCCGACCGCGGCTGAGCCCCTTTGCACGAGCAGCTCGAACCGGCCGTGAGCGACGTGCTCACGGCCGGTGAGCCGCAGGTCGACCGCGCCGTCGGGGACACCGCGCTGCTGCTGGCGGGCAGCGGGTTCCCCGGCGAGGCCGACCGGCTGGTGCGCACCTGGCGGTCGGTCACCGAGCGCCCGGCGGCCGCGCTGGTGCCCGGGCCCGTGCACGCCCGCGCGTGGGCGATGCTGTTCGAAGCCCGCGGTGAGCGGCCGGACTGGGCCGGCGAACTGCTCCCCCTCGACCTGGACGCGGAAGAAGCCGCGCACCGCGCGTACCTGAGCCGTCCGGTGCCGTCGCTGCCGACCGGCCTGCTCGGTGACACCACCGCGGGCAAGATCGTCTCCGGCCTCGCCGAACACCTGGAACAGGGCGCGGAAGACCCCGCGAAGACCGCGTTGCTGCGGGCCGAGGACCTCGCCCGCGAAGGCGAGCACGACGCCGCCCTCGCCGCGCTGGCGGACTGGGCCGCGCTGCGGCCGTCGATGCCCGCGGCGCTGGCCTGCCGGCATCTCGCGCCACTGCTGGTGGCCGGGGCCGACCCGCTCGGCCTCGGCGAAGAGCACGCCACCGCGCTGGCCGCCGAGCTGATCGCCGCGCTGCGCACGCGGTACGCGGCGAAGTCCGCTTCGCTCGACTGGCCGTCGCTGATCGACCGCGTCCTCGAACTGCGCGAGGCGTGCGGCC
Coding sequences within:
- a CDS encoding DUF402 domain-containing protein; this encodes MMGFAPGSTVRYRFHRPDGSAGQVHPLRVLADDGVELVGWLPAGTTILGTRLADGRRMREAPLAERFRLPRERYPTTWSGTSNVRRVVDGEWSAVWWFFDESLRFTGWYVNLEIPLGRTGDGVDRIDGVLDIAVAPDRTWEWKDEDEAEAAVTAGRLTTEQLDRLRAEGERVIRLVEAGSYPFDGTWTAFEPDPAWPKPSL
- a CDS encoding leucyl aminopeptidase, with amino-acid sequence MTLPKLALSENTEAALGKTRAEVIVVGTVQGEDGLTLAPGAEAVDAAFDGKLAEVLTTLGAAGKAEETVKLPTLGRTGADVVLAVGLGKAGADGITPEQVRRASGAAARALAGTSRAFTTLSAVDLQATVEGTVLGAYSFTEYKSEPGDAPVSTVDIASPADGSAREHRATLKAATAIAEAVTIARDLINTPPNDLFPASFADRAKKLADANKLEIEVLDEKALKRKGFGGILGVGGGSSRQPRLLRVAYTPAKAKKKIALVGKGITFDSGGISIKPAANMDHMTSDMSGAAGVLASVVLAAKLKYPLEVVAHIPLAENLPSGTSYRPGDVLTMYGGKTVEVLNTDAEGRLVLADAIVRAGEENPDYLIETSTLTGAQVVALGNRTAGIMGSDEFRDRVAEIARATGEGGWAMPLPEELRGDLDSRLADLANVTGHRWGGMLAAGIFLREFVTEDLPWAHIDIAGPSFNTGGPWGYTPKGGTGVPVRTIAAVLADIADRG
- a CDS encoding SMI1/KNR4 family protein; translation: MSDVLTAGEPQVDRAVGDTALLLAGSGFPGEADRLVRTWRSVTERPAAALVPGPVHARAWAMLFEARGERPDWAGELLPLDLDAEEAAHRAYLSRPVPSLPTGLLGDTTAGKIVSGLAEHLEQGAEDPAKTALLRAEDLAREGEHDAALAALADWAALRPSMPAALACRHLAPLLVAGADPLGLGEEHATALAAELIAALRTRYAAKSASLDWPSLIDRVLELREACGRAPASTRDIEAAETRLGRELPPDYREFLRTTDGLPADVAFPRLLAAAELTAHGGVVPVSERGESMILLSPVASGWVVVQTDALLGTSTYRTFRELMEEHLRLLES